A region of Beijerinckia sp. 28-YEA-48 DNA encodes the following proteins:
- a CDS encoding fumarylacetoacetate hydrolase family protein: MRWIRASRDGNVFYGILEGDRIVEVDGTPFGDHARTSRRHDLAAVKIEVPVIPPTFYAVGFNYTEHIQKVAARTGQSPSLPTQPDVGQRTNNGLIAHGEAVIIPHDATDAVQYEGELVVVIGKKAKHLSEADALSCVLGYTIGNDVSERSWQKSDRTLWRAKGPDTWKPMGPWIETDVDLDGLETIVKVNGAETTRFRTNAMLFGVARYISTITRYITLYPGDMIWMGTDGTSPNLKAGDVVDIEITGIGRLVNPFVAETR, encoded by the coding sequence GTGCGTTGGATCAGAGCGTCGCGAGACGGCAATGTATTCTATGGAATTCTCGAAGGCGATCGGATCGTCGAGGTCGACGGGACGCCTTTCGGCGACCACGCGCGCACGTCGCGCCGGCACGATCTTGCCGCCGTGAAAATCGAAGTGCCGGTCATCCCGCCGACGTTCTATGCCGTCGGCTTCAACTACACCGAGCACATTCAGAAGGTGGCGGCCCGCACCGGCCAGTCTCCGAGCTTGCCGACCCAGCCCGATGTTGGCCAGAGAACCAACAATGGCCTGATCGCCCATGGCGAGGCCGTGATCATCCCCCATGATGCGACCGACGCCGTGCAATATGAAGGTGAGCTGGTCGTCGTCATCGGCAAGAAGGCCAAACATCTGTCGGAAGCAGACGCGCTGTCCTGCGTGCTGGGCTATACGATCGGCAATGACGTGAGCGAGCGCAGCTGGCAGAAGTCAGACCGCACGCTGTGGCGCGCCAAAGGCCCCGACACGTGGAAGCCGATGGGCCCGTGGATCGAGACCGACGTCGATCTCGATGGCCTGGAAACCATCGTCAAGGTCAATGGCGCGGAGACGACGCGCTTTCGCACCAACGCCATGCTGTTTGGCGTCGCCCGCTATATCAGCACCATCACGCGCTATATCACGCTCTATCCTGGCGACATGATCTGGATGGGTACCGACGGCACCTCGCCCAATCTCAAGGCTGGCGACGTTGTGGATATCGAAATCACCGGCATCGGCCGTCTCGTCAATCCGTTTGTCGCCGAAACTCGCTGA
- a CDS encoding tripartite tricarboxylate transporter substrate binding protein translates to MTVFSISRRGFLAGTSAAAFAPAMAQARFPDRQVTVVVPYPAGGSVDLAARALGEQMTQSLGQSIIVENRGGGGGAIGALAVAQAEPDGYRIVLGTQQTHGTNDALIPNLAYKTIESFAPICGICTAPHALVVRRELKVQTAQQLVDLLRAEPGKLNYGSTGNGSSSHLAAELFKLKTGTKAVHVPYRGGAPLVQDLVSGIVDFGFVAVANILGQVEGGLVRAIAIASSARMPQLPNIPTLAEAGVADVDADAWFAYFAPARTPPDRIALLAASIEKALSAPSVQETFKRNAVLTHWRPPAAMPAFVAAEVAKWADVVRASGARADP, encoded by the coding sequence GTGACGGTATTTTCCATCAGCCGGCGGGGCTTTCTGGCCGGTACGTCTGCGGCGGCTTTCGCACCCGCGATGGCGCAGGCGCGATTTCCCGATCGACAGGTTACGGTGGTCGTGCCCTATCCGGCGGGCGGTTCGGTCGATCTCGCCGCCCGTGCCCTTGGCGAGCAGATGACGCAATCCCTGGGGCAGTCGATCATCGTCGAGAACCGTGGCGGCGGCGGGGGCGCTATCGGCGCGCTGGCCGTGGCCCAGGCTGAGCCCGATGGCTATCGCATCGTCCTCGGTACTCAGCAGACCCATGGCACCAATGACGCGCTGATTCCCAATCTGGCCTACAAGACCATAGAGAGCTTCGCGCCGATCTGCGGCATCTGCACCGCGCCTCACGCCCTTGTGGTCAGGCGCGAGCTGAAGGTCCAGACGGCGCAGCAGCTGGTCGATCTGCTGCGCGCCGAGCCCGGTAAATTGAATTACGGCTCCACCGGCAACGGCTCGTCGTCGCATCTCGCCGCCGAACTGTTCAAGCTGAAGACGGGCACCAAGGCGGTGCATGTGCCCTATCGCGGTGGCGCGCCGCTGGTGCAAGATCTGGTCAGCGGTATCGTCGATTTCGGCTTTGTCGCGGTTGCCAATATTCTTGGCCAGGTCGAAGGCGGCCTTGTGCGGGCCATCGCCATTGCCTCGTCTGCGCGCATGCCGCAACTGCCAAACATTCCGACGCTGGCGGAAGCCGGTGTGGCGGATGTGGATGCCGATGCCTGGTTCGCCTATTTCGCACCGGCGCGCACGCCGCCCGATCGGATCGCGCTGCTGGCGGCGAGCATCGAGAAGGCGCTGTCGGCGCCATCGGTGCAGGAGACCTTTAAGCGAAACGCGGTCCTCACCCATTGGCGCCCGCCCGCCGCCATGCCGGCATTCGTTGCCGCCGAAGTGGCGAAATGGGCCGACGTCGTCCGCGCTTCCGGCGCGCGAGCTGATCCGTGA
- a CDS encoding tripartite tricarboxylate transporter substrate binding protein, whose protein sequence is MDRRRFNSALLASGAAALAPKALAQSAANWPTQSVRIIVPFPAGGTADALPRLIADVLTQVWKQPVVIENRTGAAGNVGAEAVAFAAPDGYTLLAAPPPPIAINQNLYPKLAYDATKFKPITIIGSATNVVDVSNKLGVSTIAELIAKAKANPGKINCANQGNGSTSHLTAALFESMAGVKFNHVPYRGTAPALNDLVAGHVDVFFDNISQSLPQHRGGMLKIIGVCSLERSPDLPDVPTVSESGLKGFSAIAWFALVAPPGTPDAIIDKINKDAVAVIRSPDVTKKFLDQAAQPIGNTPQEAAAFIASEEKLWAGVIKQAGVKLGD, encoded by the coding sequence ATGGATCGTCGTCGCTTTAATTCGGCCTTACTGGCTTCGGGCGCCGCCGCGCTGGCGCCAAAGGCTCTGGCACAAAGCGCCGCTAATTGGCCGACCCAGAGCGTGCGCATCATCGTGCCGTTTCCCGCCGGCGGCACGGCCGATGCGCTGCCACGCTTGATCGCCGACGTACTTACCCAGGTCTGGAAACAACCGGTCGTCATCGAGAACCGCACTGGGGCGGCTGGCAATGTCGGCGCCGAGGCCGTGGCCTTCGCCGCGCCTGATGGTTATACCTTGCTCGCCGCACCGCCGCCGCCGATCGCCATCAATCAAAATCTCTATCCCAAGCTCGCCTATGATGCGACCAAGTTCAAACCGATCACGATCATCGGCTCGGCCACCAATGTGGTCGATGTCAGCAACAAGCTTGGCGTCTCGACCATCGCCGAACTGATCGCCAAGGCGAAGGCCAATCCAGGCAAGATCAATTGCGCCAATCAGGGCAATGGCAGCACGTCGCATCTGACTGCGGCGCTGTTTGAGAGCATGGCCGGCGTCAAGTTCAACCACGTGCCCTATCGCGGCACCGCCCCGGCGTTGAACGATCTCGTCGCCGGCCATGTCGACGTCTTTTTCGACAATATTTCGCAATCGCTGCCGCAGCATCGCGGCGGCATGCTGAAGATCATCGGCGTCTGCTCGCTCGAGCGCTCGCCCGACCTGCCGGATGTGCCGACGGTGTCGGAATCCGGCCTGAAAGGCTTTTCGGCCATCGCCTGGTTTGCCTTGGTGGCTCCGCCGGGCACGCCCGATGCGATCATCGACAAGATCAACAAAGATGCGGTAGCAGTCATCCGCTCGCCGGACGTCACCAAGAAGTTCCTCGACCAGGCGGCGCAGCCTATCGGCAATACGCCGCAGGAGGCGGCGGCCTTCATCGCCAGCGAGGAAAAGCTCTGGGCCGGGGTGATCAAACAGGCCGGTGTCAAACTGGGGGATTGA
- a CDS encoding cupin domain-containing protein, protein MTQPQPPRGVPTDARAAMEALNAEAGKLNIWLRTQANAPAQRPWFKETGLVPAGKLAQGRVAAAQMKALPHLWKWREISPYLDRIADVARNANISPIEFADRQQFLLTNPGLAGRLQVTATLRCAVSIYNSGDLAPAHMHSPNASRTILSRKGGYTTVEGERCAAERGDIILTPNGTWHDHGNDSNEPVTWIDTLDWPVLEFLDLIWLDEDMPDAPANARVQKQSLPPSYSQRLYGQGGLVPRFATAARGIGHDTSPHIHYRGKDIVAALSALRGEAGDPFEGILLDIVNPVNGASLFPTVGYGAQLLRAGEETRFKRETASTAYVVMQGRGQTEIAGTTYDWEENDIFVVPNFLWRRHVNTGTQDAVLYSMSDAPLIQKIGQYRAQGKNEKNETIQIVA, encoded by the coding sequence ATGACCCAACCACAGCCACCGCGCGGTGTGCCCACCGATGCGCGTGCCGCCATGGAGGCGCTCAATGCGGAGGCGGGCAAACTCAACATCTGGTTGCGCACCCAGGCCAATGCACCGGCGCAACGGCCGTGGTTCAAGGAAACCGGCCTCGTTCCCGCCGGCAAACTGGCGCAAGGACGTGTCGCCGCCGCGCAGATGAAGGCGCTGCCGCATCTGTGGAAGTGGCGCGAGATTTCGCCTTACCTCGATCGCATCGCCGATGTGGCGCGCAACGCCAATATCTCGCCAATCGAATTCGCCGATCGGCAACAGTTCCTCTTGACCAATCCGGGCCTCGCGGGCCGCTTGCAGGTGACGGCCACCTTGCGTTGCGCCGTCTCCATCTACAATTCCGGCGATCTGGCCCCGGCCCACATGCATTCGCCCAATGCCAGCCGCACCATTCTGTCGCGCAAGGGCGGCTATACGACGGTGGAGGGCGAGCGTTGCGCGGCCGAGCGCGGCGACATCATCCTCACGCCCAACGGCACCTGGCACGATCACGGCAATGATTCCAATGAGCCTGTCACCTGGATCGACACGCTCGATTGGCCGGTGCTTGAATTTCTCGATCTCATCTGGCTCGATGAGGATATGCCGGATGCACCGGCCAATGCGCGGGTGCAAAAGCAAAGCCTGCCGCCAAGTTATTCGCAGCGGCTCTATGGCCAGGGCGGATTGGTGCCGCGTTTCGCCACCGCCGCGCGTGGCATTGGCCATGACACCAGCCCGCATATTCACTATCGCGGCAAGGATATCGTCGCGGCGCTCTCGGCGCTGCGCGGCGAAGCGGGCGATCCGTTCGAGGGGATCCTCCTCGACATCGTCAACCCGGTGAATGGCGCTTCGCTGTTTCCAACGGTCGGCTATGGCGCGCAATTACTGCGTGCCGGCGAGGAAACGCGCTTCAAGCGCGAAACGGCGAGCACGGCCTATGTGGTGATGCAGGGGCGTGGGCAGACGGAAATTGCTGGTACCACCTATGATTGGGAAGAGAACGACATTTTCGTCGTGCCGAACTTCCTCTGGCGGCGTCATGTCAACACAGGGACCCAGGATGCGGTGCTCTACTCCATGTCAGACGCACCACTGATCCAGAAGATCGGCCAATATCGCGCCCAGGGCAAAAATGAGAAGAACGAGACGATACAGATCGTCGCTTGA
- a CDS encoding aromatic ring-hydroxylating dioxygenase subunit alpha, which translates to MSQQAEIERSVEGMPNWSGDGFTRVPYWVFQRDDVYAREQEAIFQGPVWHYLCLEADIAEGGDFFTTFVGDAPVVVTRDGEGAIHAFENRCAHRGALICLDAKGKGKRDFACVYHAWTYDLTGKLTGVAFQKGVKGKGGMPPDFKISEHGPRRLTVTTLHGLVFGSFSADAPDFKSWLGPEIEPKIGRVLAGRKPVVLGRYTQVLPNNWKLYIENVKDSYHASILHLFFTTFELNRLSQKGAIVVDETGGHHISYSAVDRKANTAGGEYAQQKIRSDSQYKLADPSLLQGFNELGDDVTLQILSVFPTFVLQQIQNCIAIRQVVPRGPDRTDLHWTLLGFETDTPEQRLTRLKQANLVGPAGFISMEDGCVGGFVQRGVRAAPNEQAILQMGGSTVESSESRVTEASIRGFWKAWRAHTGI; encoded by the coding sequence ATGAGCCAACAGGCCGAAATTGAACGCTCCGTGGAGGGAATGCCCAACTGGTCCGGAGACGGTTTTACCCGTGTCCCCTATTGGGTGTTCCAGCGCGACGATGTCTATGCGCGCGAACAGGAAGCGATCTTCCAAGGACCGGTCTGGCACTATCTCTGCCTTGAAGCAGACATTGCCGAGGGCGGCGATTTCTTCACCACCTTCGTTGGCGATGCGCCGGTTGTCGTGACGCGCGATGGCGAAGGCGCCATCCATGCGTTCGAAAATCGCTGCGCCCATCGCGGCGCACTGATCTGCCTCGACGCCAAGGGCAAGGGCAAACGGGACTTCGCCTGCGTCTACCACGCCTGGACCTATGACCTCACCGGCAAGCTCACCGGCGTCGCCTTTCAGAAGGGCGTGAAGGGTAAGGGCGGCATGCCGCCTGACTTCAAGATTTCAGAACATGGGCCGCGCCGCCTGACGGTGACGACGCTGCACGGGCTCGTCTTTGGATCGTTCAGCGCCGATGCGCCGGATTTCAAAAGCTGGCTCGGACCGGAGATCGAGCCGAAGATTGGCCGCGTGCTGGCCGGCCGCAAGCCGGTGGTTCTTGGACGCTACACCCAGGTGCTGCCCAACAATTGGAAGCTCTATATCGAGAACGTCAAGGATTCCTACCACGCTAGTATCCTGCATCTGTTCTTCACGACGTTCGAACTGAACCGCCTGTCGCAGAAAGGCGCCATCGTCGTCGATGAGACCGGCGGCCATCACATCAGCTATTCGGCCGTTGACCGGAAGGCGAACACGGCGGGCGGCGAATATGCGCAGCAAAAGATCCGCTCCGACAGCCAGTACAAGCTCGCCGATCCCTCTTTGCTGCAAGGATTCAACGAACTCGGCGACGACGTCACTCTACAAATCCTCTCGGTGTTCCCAACCTTCGTGCTGCAACAGATTCAGAATTGCATCGCCATCCGGCAGGTGGTGCCCCGCGGGCCTGATCGCACCGACTTGCATTGGACCCTGCTCGGCTTCGAGACCGACACGCCGGAACAGCGATTGACGCGCCTGAAACAGGCCAATCTCGTCGGGCCTGCCGGCTTCATCTCGATGGAAGACGGCTGCGTCGGCGGCTTCGTGCAACGCGGTGTCCGAGCGGCGCCGAACGAACAGGCGATCCTACAGATGGGCGGTTCAACGGTTGAAAGCAGCGAGAGCCGTGTCACAGAAGCCTCGATCCGTGGCTTCTGGAAGGCGTGGCGCGCCCATACCGGCATCTGA
- a CDS encoding aromatic-ring-hydroxylating dioxygenase subunit beta — MSSINNDIFFAIARVQSDYARCIDDDRLEEWPAFFEKDCLYRITSAASHRDGYEASVVFANSRDMLIDRITALREANIYERQSYRHLLGMPSILGAELQGVRTETSFMVARIMQDGTTDLYATGRYLDVWSTGGEAPKLVERVVVCDSSRFDTLLAIPL; from the coding sequence ATGTCCAGTATCAACAATGATATTTTCTTCGCCATCGCGCGGGTTCAATCGGACTATGCGCGTTGTATCGACGACGACAGGCTTGAGGAATGGCCCGCCTTCTTCGAGAAGGATTGTCTCTATCGCATCACATCGGCCGCGAGCCATCGCGACGGCTATGAAGCCTCGGTCGTCTTCGCCAATTCGCGCGACATGCTGATCGACCGGATCACCGCCCTGCGCGAAGCCAATATTTACGAACGGCAGTCCTACCGCCATCTCCTCGGCATGCCCTCCATTCTCGGGGCTGAATTGCAGGGCGTGCGCACGGAAACATCGTTCATGGTGGCGCGCATCATGCAGGACGGGACGACAGACCTTTACGCCACGGGCCGCTATCTCGATGTCTGGAGCACCGGCGGTGAAGCGCCGAAACTGGTCGAGCGCGTCGTCGTCTGCGACAGCTCGCGCTTCGACACCTTGCTGGCGATCCCGCTGTGA
- a CDS encoding 4-hydroxythreonine-4-phosphate dehydrogenase PdxA, producing MSGAALPIAVTLGDPNGIGPEIAVKAAIHSIETGGIPLILVGDRYVVEHYVRLVAPAQSIVDALSVLDVDALPHRHFAPGRVDPEAGRATVAYLRAAMDAVGAGRARGIIGCPHNETAINAAGIAFSGYPGLIAELSDLPEDQVFLMLIGGGLRIVHATLHEQLSKSLARLTPELVEAAATTADAALRHLGIAKPRIGVFGINPHAGEDGLFGDDDERITKPAVAKLLAAGIQVEGPVGADLMLGRKDIDCFVAMYHDQGHVPVKLLAGRHASALSIGGKALFSSTGHGSAFDIAGKGIADPEGVLRAIDLISGVA from the coding sequence GTGAGCGGCGCCGCGCTCCCCATCGCCGTAACGCTCGGCGATCCCAACGGCATCGGCCCGGAGATTGCCGTCAAGGCCGCCATTCATTCCATAGAAACGGGTGGAATACCGCTCATCTTGGTCGGCGATCGTTATGTCGTGGAGCATTACGTTCGACTTGTCGCTCCGGCGCAATCAATTGTTGATGCCCTATCAGTGCTTGATGTCGATGCCCTGCCGCATCGGCATTTCGCGCCCGGCCGCGTCGATCCCGAGGCTGGACGCGCCACCGTCGCTTATCTACGCGCCGCCATGGATGCGGTCGGCGCCGGGCGCGCACGCGGCATTATCGGCTGTCCGCACAATGAGACCGCCATCAATGCCGCTGGCATTGCCTTCTCTGGCTATCCCGGCCTGATCGCCGAATTATCCGATCTGCCAGAAGACCAAGTGTTCCTGATGCTGATCGGTGGTGGCCTACGCATCGTCCATGCCACCTTGCACGAGCAGCTGTCGAAATCCCTGGCCCGGCTCACGCCCGAACTGGTTGAAGCCGCCGCGACCACCGCTGATGCCGCGCTGCGCCATCTCGGTATCGCCAAGCCGCGCATCGGCGTTTTCGGTATCAATCCCCACGCCGGCGAGGACGGGCTATTTGGCGACGACGACGAACGGATCACCAAGCCTGCCGTCGCAAAACTGCTGGCGGCTGGCATTCAAGTCGAAGGCCCTGTCGGCGCCGATCTGATGCTCGGCCGCAAGGACATCGACTGTTTCGTCGCCATGTATCACGACCAGGGCCACGTGCCGGTGAAGCTGCTGGCCGGGCGCCACGCCTCGGCCCTGTCGATCGGTGGCAAGGCGCTTTTCTCCAGCACCGGCCATGGCAGCGCCTTCGACATTGCCGGCAAAGGCATTGCCGATCCCGAAGGCGTGCTGCGTGCGATCGATTTGATCAGTGGTGTCGCCTGA
- a CDS encoding enoyl-CoA hydratase, which translates to MSTKTYETILVERRERVGLITLNRPDALNALNRQIMLDVTDAVASFEVDDSIGAMVITGSAKAFAAGADIKEMQVLGFMDMFKTDKFGPWDILVRARKPVIAAVAGFALGGGCELAMMCDFILAADTAKFGQPEIKLGVIPGMGGTQRFTRAVGKAKAMEMCLTGRMMDAAEAERAGLVARVVPADKLLDDAIATAQTIASMSMPVAMMVKECVNVAQDMSLSDGLRFEKRTFHATFSLADQKEGMTAFVEKRKPNFKNA; encoded by the coding sequence ATGTCGACCAAGACCTATGAAACCATTCTCGTCGAGCGCCGCGAGCGCGTCGGCCTCATCACGCTCAACCGGCCTGATGCGCTGAATGCCCTGAACCGGCAGATCATGCTCGACGTCACCGATGCGGTCGCCTCCTTCGAGGTCGACGACAGCATCGGCGCCATGGTCATCACCGGATCGGCCAAGGCTTTCGCCGCCGGCGCCGACATCAAGGAAATGCAGGTGCTCGGCTTCATGGATATGTTCAAGACCGACAAATTCGGTCCTTGGGACATTCTGGTGCGGGCGCGCAAGCCTGTCATCGCCGCTGTTGCCGGCTTCGCGCTCGGCGGCGGCTGTGAGCTGGCGATGATGTGCGATTTCATTCTCGCTGCCGACACGGCGAAATTCGGCCAGCCGGAGATCAAGCTCGGTGTCATCCCCGGCATGGGGGGGACGCAACGTTTCACCCGCGCCGTCGGCAAGGCCAAGGCGATGGAAATGTGCCTCACCGGCCGCATGATGGATGCGGCCGAAGCGGAGCGCGCCGGTCTCGTCGCCCGCGTTGTCCCGGCCGACAAATTGCTCGATGACGCCATCGCCACGGCGCAGACCATCGCCTCCATGTCCATGCCGGTGGCGATGATGGTCAAGGAATGCGTCAACGTCGCGCAGGACATGTCTCTGTCGGATGGATTGCGCTTCGAAAAGCGCACTTTCCACGCAACCTTCTCTCTGGCCGATCAGAAGGAGGGCATGACGGCCTTCGTCGAGAAGCGGAAGCCCAACTTCAAGAACGCTTGA
- the mmsB gene encoding 3-hydroxyisobutyrate dehydrogenase, translating to MATIGFIGLGNMGAPMLANLVKAGHTMAAFDLSETAQKAGATAGGRIVKSAGDLAAGADVIITMLPAGKHVLSVYNDPQGPLAKAKSGTLFVDCSTIDVTSSRAAHAIAQKAGMLSLDAPVSGGVGGATAGTLTFMVGGSDKAFAAGEPVLAHMGKKIVHCGGDGAGQAAKICNNMVLGISMIAVGEAFVLAEKLGLSHQALFDVVSTASGQCWSMNNYCPVPGPVPTSPANNGYKPGFAAELMLKDLSLAMEAARAAHADCALGAHAKDIYDTFNAAGHAGEDFSAIINAIRARSGD from the coding sequence ATGGCGACGATCGGTTTCATTGGTTTGGGCAACATGGGCGCGCCCATGCTCGCCAATCTGGTCAAGGCAGGCCATACGATGGCGGCCTTTGATCTTTCGGAGACCGCGCAGAAAGCTGGCGCGACCGCCGGCGGCCGCATTGTCAAAAGTGCCGGCGACTTGGCCGCTGGCGCCGATGTGATCATCACCATGCTGCCGGCGGGCAAGCATGTGCTGTCTGTCTACAATGATCCGCAGGGACCGCTGGCGAAGGCCAAGAGCGGCACCCTTTTTGTCGATTGCTCGACCATCGACGTCACCAGCTCGCGCGCCGCGCATGCGATCGCGCAGAAGGCCGGCATGCTGTCGCTCGATGCGCCGGTGTCGGGCGGCGTCGGCGGGGCGACGGCCGGCACACTGACCTTCATGGTCGGTGGATCGGATAAGGCCTTTGCCGCCGGCGAGCCCGTGCTCGCCCATATGGGTAAGAAGATCGTTCACTGCGGCGGCGATGGCGCCGGCCAGGCAGCGAAAATCTGCAACAATATGGTGCTCGGCATTTCGATGATCGCCGTCGGCGAGGCCTTCGTTCTGGCCGAAAAGCTCGGCCTGTCGCATCAGGCCTTGTTCGATGTGGTCTCGACCGCATCCGGCCAGTGCTGGTCGATGAACAACTATTGCCCGGTGCCGGGGCCGGTGCCGACGAGCCCGGCCAACAACGGCTATAAGCCGGGCTTCGCCGCCGAACTGATGCTCAAGGATCTGTCGCTCGCCATGGAGGCGGCGCGCGCCGCCCATGCTGATTGCGCGCTTGGCGCCCACGCCAAGGACATTTACGACACGTTCAACGCCGCCGGTCACGCCGGCGAGGATTTCTCGGCCATCATTAACGCCATTCGCGCCCGTTCCGGAGACTAG
- a CDS encoding enoyl-CoA hydratase/isomerase family protein, whose product MNDIVVARQGNIGRLTLNRPKALNALSRDMVRVMGDALETWRNDPAVVAVLVDGAGERGLCAGGDIRLIYDEARAGRYIADDFWREEYIVNAAISAFPKPYIALMDGIVMGGGVGISAHGSHRIVTDRTRLAMPEVAIGFSPDVGGSYLLARAPGELGTWAGLTAIPMSGADALVCGMADYYCPSAALPGLIEALAQVKNAAEVEAAIRSVATEPPVSALATHRAAIDAGFSKKTIEEILVALDGAGNDFLAEAANRMRRHSPTSLKVTLRALREARAANDLKASLRMEYRIATACIRRHDMIEGIRAVVVDKDQKPSWQPDTLAGVSAADVAAFFAPPVAGDMVFNS is encoded by the coding sequence ATGAACGATATTGTGGTGGCGCGGCAGGGGAATATTGGTCGCCTGACACTCAACCGGCCCAAGGCGCTGAATGCACTTAGCCGCGACATGGTCCGCGTCATGGGTGATGCACTTGAAACGTGGCGGAATGATCCGGCTGTTGTCGCTGTGCTGGTCGATGGTGCGGGCGAGCGTGGCCTGTGCGCTGGCGGCGATATCCGCCTCATCTATGACGAGGCGCGGGCTGGCCGCTATATCGCCGATGATTTCTGGCGCGAGGAATATATCGTCAACGCGGCCATCAGCGCTTTTCCGAAGCCCTATATCGCGTTGATGGACGGCATCGTCATGGGTGGCGGCGTCGGCATTTCCGCCCACGGTTCCCATCGCATCGTCACCGACCGCACGCGCCTGGCGATGCCGGAAGTGGCGATTGGCTTTTCGCCTGATGTGGGGGGCTCCTATCTGCTCGCCCGCGCGCCTGGCGAACTCGGCACCTGGGCCGGGCTCACTGCCATTCCGATGTCGGGCGCCGACGCGCTCGTCTGCGGCATGGCCGATTATTATTGCCCCAGCGCTGCGCTGCCCGGGTTGATCGAAGCCTTGGCGCAGGTGAAAAATGCGGCAGAGGTCGAGGCGGCCATCCGTTCGGTTGCGACCGAGCCGCCGGTGAGTGCGTTGGCGACGCATCGTGCGGCTATCGATGCCGGCTTCTCGAAGAAGACGATTGAAGAGATTCTTGTGGCGCTTGATGGTGCCGGCAATGACTTCTTAGCGGAAGCTGCGAACCGCATGCGTCGCCATTCGCCCACTTCGCTGAAAGTGACCCTGCGCGCTTTGCGCGAAGCGCGGGCCGCCAACGATCTCAAGGCAAGCCTGCGCATGGAATATCGCATCGCCACCGCCTGCATCCGCCGTCATGATATGATCGAGGGCATTCGCGCTGTGGTTGTCGATAAAGATCAGAAGCCCAGTTGGCAGCCCGATACGCTGGCGGGCGTGAGCGCCGCTGACGTCGCCGCTTTCTTCGCCCCGCCCGTGGCGGGTGACATGGTTTTCAATTCATAA
- a CDS encoding acyl-CoA dehydrogenase family protein, with amino-acid sequence MQFALDEQQTAIRDMALAFARDEIAPHALRWDEEKHFPVEVFRAAAGLGMASIYVRADHGGSGLSRLDAALIFEALARGCPSTAAYLSIHNMVAGMVDRFGDEAQRQQWLPPLLDARMLSSYCLTEPSCGSDAAALRTSARKDGGDFVLNGVKQFISGAGATDLYLVMARTGGAGPNGISCFIVEKGAKGLSFGANERKMGWHTQPTRQVILEDVRVPSSQLLGQEGMGFRIAMGGLDGGRLNIGACSIGGGQGALDKACAYVKERQAFGKRLEEFQALQFRLADMEIDLEAARTLLWRAAAALDAGDPQATRLCASAKKFATDTGFNVANDALQLHGGYGYLADYGIEKIVRDLRVHQILEGTNEIMRLIVSRALLGRGQ; translated from the coding sequence GTGCAATTCGCGCTCGACGAACAGCAAACCGCGATCCGCGATATGGCGCTGGCTTTTGCGCGGGATGAAATCGCGCCCCATGCCCTACGCTGGGACGAAGAGAAGCATTTCCCCGTCGAAGTCTTCCGCGCGGCCGCTGGCCTCGGCATGGCTTCGATTTATGTTCGCGCCGATCATGGCGGTAGCGGCCTGTCGCGGCTCGACGCGGCATTGATCTTTGAAGCCCTGGCGAGAGGCTGCCCGTCCACGGCCGCCTATCTGTCGATCCATAATATGGTCGCCGGCATGGTCGACCGCTTCGGCGATGAGGCCCAGCGGCAACAATGGCTACCGCCGTTGCTCGATGCCAGGATGCTGTCGAGCTATTGCCTGACGGAGCCGTCCTGCGGTTCGGACGCGGCGGCGTTGCGCACCAGCGCCCGCAAGGACGGCGGTGATTTCGTTCTCAACGGCGTCAAGCAATTCATCTCCGGCGCCGGCGCGACGGATCTCTATCTGGTGATGGCGCGCACCGGCGGCGCCGGGCCGAACGGCATCTCCTGTTTCATCGTCGAGAAAGGCGCCAAGGGCCTGTCGTTTGGCGCCAACGAAAGGAAAATGGGCTGGCACACGCAGCCGACCCGTCAGGTGATCCTTGAAGACGTCAGGGTGCCGTCGTCGCAATTGTTGGGGCAGGAGGGCATGGGCTTCCGTATCGCCATGGGTGGCCTTGACGGTGGCCGCCTCAATATTGGCGCCTGTTCCATTGGCGGCGGGCAGGGCGCGCTCGATAAAGCCTGCGCCTATGTCAAGGAACGCCAGGCTTTCGGCAAGCGCCTGGAGGAATTCCAAGCGCTGCAGTTCCGCCTCGCCGATATGGAGATCGATCTGGAAGCGGCCCGCACCCTGTTGTGGCGTGCCGCTGCGGCCTTGGATGCGGGCGATCCGCAGGCGACCAGGCTTTGCGCCAGCGCCAAGAAGTTCGCCACCGATACCGGATTCAACGTCGCCAATGATGCGCTGCAATTGCATGGCGGCTATGGCTATCTGGCCGATTACGGCATCGAGAAAATCGTGCGAGATCTGCGCGTCCATCAAATTCTCGAAGGAACGAACGAAATCATGCGGCTGATCGTATCGCGCGCGCTCCTCGGGCGGGGCCAATGA